A single window of Debaryomyces hansenii CBS767 chromosome F complete sequence DNA harbors:
- a CDS encoding DEHA2F12958p (no similarity), with product MSQENITHTPSRDSHREHENIENETLSPLNSTKIRDGFSNTQSQKRGPTTPLTPMNKQHNVIRRKMEEEPGRIRDILSFGKDQSIDIIDLNYRNWVLNENLKKHQDIVEFMELERRFLLE from the coding sequence ATGAGCCAAGAGAATATAACACATACACCGTCACGCGATAGCCATAGAGAACATGAAAACATAGAAAACGAGACTCTTTCGCcattaaattcaacaaaGATCAGAGATGGGTTTTCCAATACTCAATCACAGAAAAGAGGACCCACCACTCCTTTGACTCCAATGAACAAACAGCATAATGTTATAAGACGTAAAATGGAAGAAGAACCCGGTCGGATTCGGGATATCCTCAGTTTTGGAAAGGATCAAAGCATAGATATAATAGACTTGAACTATCGAAATTGGGTActaaatgaaaatttaaaaaagCACCAAGATATCGTTGAATTCATGGAGTTGGAACGCAGATTCTTATTAGAATAA
- a CDS encoding DEHA2F12936p (weakly similar to uniprot|P43569 Saccharomyces cerevisiae YFL028C CAF16 Part of the evolutionarily-conserved CCR4-NOT transcriptional regulatory complex involved in controlling mRNA initiation elongation and degradation) — MTDSANDHTLAVETIDLTYKFPSNQKIGLQDVNLQIPWGSTNLLIGQNGAGKSTLLKILAGKTLIKQGKLKLGGFDPFDFSKERNERQNSDVNNLITYLGTEWAANPVVKRDIPVNLLVSSIGGGTYPERRDELIRIMDIDPEWSMAYISDGERRRVQLVMGLLKPWKLLLLDEVTVDLDVVVRQDLLNFLKKECRLRNCCVIYATHIFDGLGKHWCDRLIHLNEGMKVNDINMKDIEFVSKNEQSDKVNDKAIQVELAESLHPLALHWLRDDLRKRGSREEEKIKMAKRQEEWNNARDDTYFDAKESKLKDYFKATRSAK, encoded by the coding sequence ATGACTGATAGCGCCAACGACCATACATTAGCCGTAGAAACGATTGACTTAACTTATAAGTTCCCTTCAAACCAAAAAATTGGATTACAGGATGTTAACCTTCAAATCCCATGGGGGTCAACTAATTTACTTATCGGACAAAATGGTGCTGGGAAATCTACTTTATTAAAGATCTTAGCAGGTAAGACATTAATTAAGCAAGGTAAACTAAAACTAGGAGGATTTGATccatttgatttttcaaaagagAGGAACGAAAGACAGAATTCTGAtgtcaataatttaattacttACTTAGGTACGGAATGGGCAGCCAATCCAGTTGTTAAAAGAGATATCCCTGTCAACTTATTAGTTTCCTCGATTGGCGGAGGAACTTATCCAGAAAGGAGAGACGAATTGATTAGAATTATGGATATCGATCCTGAATGGTCAATGGCATATATTTCCGATGGTGAGAGAAGAAGGGTCCAATTAGTGATGGGTTTATTGAAGCCAtggaaattattattattagatgagGTGACAGTTGACTTAGACGTGGTCGTTAGACAAGATTTacttaattttttgaagaaagaatgcAGACTCCGTAATTGTTGTGTAATATATGCTACACATATTTTTGACGGATTAGGCAAACATTGGTGTGATAGACTTATTCATTTAAACGAGGGAATGAAGGTGAACGATATAAACATGAAAGATATAGAATTTGTATCAAAAAACGAGCAACTGGACAAGGTTAATGACAAAGCGATACAAGTGGAATTAGCAGAATCATTGCATCCTTTGGCATTGCATTGGCTAAGGGATGACTTAAGGAAAAGAGGGtcaagagaagaagagaagattAAAATGGCCAAAAGACAAGAAGAATGGAATAATGCAAGAGATGATACTTATTTTGATGCCAAGgaatcaaaattaaagGATTACTTCAAGGCAACTAGAAGTGctaaataa
- a CDS encoding DEHA2F12980p (similar to uniprot|P36010 Saccharomyces cerevisiae YKL067W YNK1 Nucleoside diphosphate kinase catalyzes the phosphorylation of nucleoside diphosphates into the corresponding triphosphates for nucleic acid biosynthesis), which produces MSNNERTFIAIKPDGVQRGLINSILGRFENRGYKLVGIKLVQPTESLLREHYDDLQSKPFFPSLLSYMLSGPVLATVWEGKDVVKQGRAILGATNPLQSAPGTIRGDFAVDMGRNVCHGSDSVESAEKEIGLWFKKEELVDYKPALFGWIYE; this is translated from the coding sequence ATGTCTAACAACGAAAGAACTTTTATTGCTATTAAGCCAGATGGTGTCCAAAGAGGATTAATCAACTCTATCTTAGGTAGATTTGAAAACAGAGGATACAAATTAGTTGGTATTAAATTAGTTCAACCAACTGAATCCTTATTAAGAGAACATTACGATGACTTGCAATCCAAGCCATTCTTCCCATCTTTATTATCTTACATGTTATCCGGTCCAGTCTTAGCTACTGTCTGGGAAGGTAAGGATGTTGTCAAGCAAGGTAGAGCTATCTTAGGTGCTACCAACCCATTGCAATCTGCTCCAGGTACCATCAGAGGTGACTTCGCCGTTGACATGGGTAGAAACGTTTGTCACGGTTCTGACTCCGTTGAATCTGCCGAAAAGGAAATTGGTTTATGGttcaagaaggaagaattaGTTGACTACAAGCCAGCTTTATTCGGATGGATCTACGAATAA
- a CDS encoding DEHA2F12914p (weakly similar to uniprot|P34160 Saccharomyces cerevisiae YMR125W STO1 Large subunit of the nuclear mRNA cap-binding protein complex interacts with Npl3p to carry poly(A)+ mRNA from the nucleus to the cytoplasm): MDSFNPSKRTRDEFERDNQHTELDVDSKKQHLDPTTELVTNVCKDIRRIGENANLTSQIDDISYISNPIVAEFEKIDKLRVSILNTLYAIIIEQPQKITSLSILILLCNAKNFLVSKYVIEFFHSKAQGLLEKVSEEQEKKNEEKKDEEMKDEVEEGEGKENNGKKEVNEDLQREDAGIFNNLKSILKFLACLSPIIDNYSIINVFKQFLNLSIDLQKQTESRNGIAEEIFYNTLISLPYLLSNDSSEEIINHCNDLLEIASNFEIKEGAKSISLLQPFDSKLNNFSDQLPYSPEKMINVIYPSLLALQGENKDWANLNGKLFLNFKELIDPIIETSLKNNVISNEIVKHSLPQLSLPSVETLSTYKPQGLIDDLWYRNTRLLFQVYNTTEFETVPAVNSYFGLIFKDLAFDILTNLSFNKNETAIQLSILDLYFAKNLFAPPGSSVDQLTLINNDNVSGENNPPLSTWKIEDIAVESILTMIFQLPNPLNYEIYYYTVLIACCRESPESIAPVFGRAIRFFYNNLETLDYELKIRYLDWMTIQISNFEFSWKWDEWVKDSQKFKNLKYHPKKNFIKNLIAKEVRLSNKNRIKESFVTVHPDPAATDKLILLDEFYQYLNISLFPNESKYIIDYDNELYGNNDELKEVLAKLEFERKEKLANNITVSPQEELIYNFSNSGLPLHEGSSKVYDLIIANWKPNSEFYDLYKEISTNLDDYASINSDKFLINLFFQTYAYIGSRSIYSVVSLLSRDIIKLKFLSGVEIKDENYQASEFQFPVAELAEQHFDNKQNWIIDSIFRIWVHQPQVVFLILEYLIEFEVLKPKYLIGKTLNLASNLIIENVSCMESVNRILINFSKSSNDEFKVLTLKLFELIVNNLNEITKTLETNNSDEVTILKDFSDEESEDIELMNKVDNQWLFYEYKGLLKSYLRKFSIHNSNFIDEIETIFKGIENEPVRNDTLNWLIEL; this comes from the coding sequence ATGGATTCTTTCAATCCATCGAAGAGAACTAGAGACGAATTCGAAAGAGACAATCAACATACAGAACTAGATGTTGATTCTAAAAAGCAACATTTAGATCCAACTACTGAATTAGTTACAAATGTTTGTAAAGATATCAGAAGAATCGGAGAAAATGCAAACCTTACAAGCCAGATTGACGatatttcatatatttcaaatccGATAGTTgcagaatttgaaaagattgataaattgagaGTTTCTATCTTAAACACCTTATATGCTATTATAATTGAACAACCCCAGAAGATAACTTCATTGAGTATCTTAATCTTACTATGCAATGCTAAAAACTTCTTAGTATCCAAATACGTTATAGAATTCTTTCATTCAAAAGCACAAGGATTGTTAGAGAAAGTGAGcgaagaacaagaaaagaagaacgaagaaaaaaaggatgaagaaatgaagGATGAAGTAGAAGAAGGAGAAGGGAAAGAGAATAATGGTAAGAAAGAAGTAAATGAAGACTTGCAGCGAGAAGATGCAggtatattcaataatttgaaatcaattttgaaattcttaGCTTGTTTGTCCCCTATAATCgataattattcaattatcaatgtttttaaacaatttttgaatctaTCCATTGACTTACAAAAACAGACTGAAAGCAGGAATGGAATTGctgaagaaatattctaTAACACCTTAATCTCTTTACCATACTTATTGAGTAATGATTCTTCAGAGGAAATAATCAATCATTGTAATGATTTGTTAGAAATTGCGTCtaactttgaaattaaagaaggCGCCAAATCCATCTCGTTACTACAAccatttgattcaaaattaaacaatttttcagatCAGTTGCCATATAGTCCTGAAAAGATGATAAATGTAATCTATCCATCCTTACTCGCTTTACAAGGGGAAAATAAAGACTGGGCTAATTTAAATGGTAAattattcttgaatttcaaagaattaattgatcctattattgaaacttcgttgaaaaataatGTAATTTCGAATGAAATTGTTAAGCATTCGTTGCCACAATTATCTCTCCCTTCAGTTGAAACTTTATCAACTTATAAGCCACAGGGtttaattgatgatttgtGGTATAGGAATACTAGACTTTTATTTCAAGTTTACAATACCACGGAATTTGAAACAGTTCCAGCTGTTAACTCTTATTTTGGATTGATCTTTAAAGATTTGGCATTCGACATCttaacaaatttatcattcaataaGAATGAGACAGCAATCCAATTGTCAATCTTAGATCTTTATTTTGCGAAGAATTTATTTGCACCACCAGGATCCTCTGTTGATCAATTAACtttgattaataatgataacgTCTCGGGTGAAAACAATCCACCATTGTCTACCTGGAAAATTGAGGATATTGCTGTCGAAAGTATATTGACAATGATTTTCCAATTACCAAACCCATTGAATTATGAGATATATTACTATACCGTGTTAATAGCTTGTTGCAGAGAAAGTCCTGAATCGATTGCCCCTGTATTTGGTAGAGCTATTAGATTTTTTTATAACAATTTAGAAACTTTAGACTACGAATTAAAGATTCGTTATTTGGATTGGATGACaatccaaatttcaaattttgagTTTAGCTGGAAATGGGATGAATGGGTTAAAGATTCTCAAAAGtttaagaatttaaaatatcatcctaaaaagaatttcattaaaaatttaatagcAAAGGAAGTCAGATTATCGAATAAAAATAGAATCAAAGAAAGTTTTGTAACAGTTCATCCAGACCCGGCTGCAACcgataaattaattcttttggATGagttttatcaatatttgaatatttcattatttccaaatgaatcaaaatatattattgattacgataatgaattatatgGCAATAACGATGAGCTCAAAGAAGTTTTGGCCAAGTTAGAGTTTGAAAGAAAGGAAAAATtagcaaataatataaCAGTTTCTccacaagaagaattgatttataatttttcgaaTTCGGGTTTACCTTTGCACGAAGGGTCCAGTAAAGTTTATGATTTAATTATAGCCAACTGGAAACCAAATAGCGAATTCtatgatttatataaggAGATTTCAACGAATTTAGATGATTACGCGTCAATAAATTCGGACAAATTccttattaatttatttttccAAACTTACGCATACATTGGATCCAGATCAATCTATTCTGTGGTTAGTCTATTATCGAGagatataatcaaattgaaattcttgagTGGTGTGGAAATAAAGGatgaaaattatcaagCAAGTGAATTTCAGTTTCCGGTTGCTGAATTGGCTGAGCAACACTTTGATAACAAGCAGAATTGGATTATTGATTCTATCTTCAGAATTTGGGTTCATCAACCTCAAGTAGTGTTCTTAATTTTAGAGTACttgattgaatttgaagtattAAAACCAAAGTATTTAATAGGCAAGACATTAAACTTAGCTTCCAATTTAATTATTGAGAATGTCTCTTGTATGGAATCCGTCAATAGGATCTTGATTAActtttctaaatcttctaatGATGAGTTCAAAGTCCTTACgttgaaattatttgagtTGATTGTCAACAACTTGAATGAGATAACCAAAACCCTAGAAACTAATAACTCTGATGAGGTAACAATTCTTAAGGATTTTAGTGATGAAGAATCCGAAGACATAGAATTAATGAACAAAGTTGATAACCAGTGGCTATTCTATGAATATAAAGGATTATTAAAGAGTTACTTAAGAAAGTTCAGTATTCATAACTCCAATTTCATCGACGAAATTGAAACAATATTTAAAGGCATTGAAAACGAGCCAGTTAGAAATGATACGTTGAATTGGTTGATAGAATTATAG
- a CDS encoding DEHA2F12892p (no similarity), with product MSESNTLFKYFLSQHPLYQAVEKCIDRGVTDTYNYHDFFPSWNGRVVDHKTIIQELFRVDQSRLELFIERRKPGSEYSDLYTYTKHGDQEFSKKLFRFLLALPMCEYEIANHSNALSKSTGSVNQFSMSLSPFKYDDKYISRIDDEEVSSTIRNILRLAPNENIIDGLGEFAFKRYELINRDEELENDYKQDFREHLVQPIFLFLVATFGLSIKLKHDVKSVKGPNGVTSKVSSDLHLIKNGQVFCAIEVKMFPVLPTYVGQSTSTIGTDIFNQLNINKFMKQLISQMVYFKTNMGIVTDSYIAIFVEIDLGIFERNINELKGKVDVHEHKTVPLRYKVLDCHSAAPTLREALMHFFYTAYVDDETEKIRQERMLKLREYLWATPEQNEEQVESSEYSTERSDGSSGSRPSTADTAGTQSSAVLVSHDEEDEELEEEDLLEFTANDHITMQNGDIYNSQLIAIDAHYMKKYLLRHVDDTERLVAKFYDPRMANNEHGKFKYSKKELLKLCLKAYNNERWMYQALSKDPEFNSCYIPHKKGYMKVRLDGYYLTKGYFNLLHYIETIPLDNKDTELYRKAKVQVDVIHKHGIIHGDIKAENILCAKDGKVYIIDFAFSVTKNEWNTQKSIESDISELKYVFGLDGM from the coding sequence ATGAGCGAGTCAAATACCCTTTTCAAGTATTTTTTATCTCAACACCCATTATATCAAGcagttgaaaaatgtatTGATAGAGGAGTTACAGATACTTATAATTACCATGATTTTTTCCCCTCTTGGAATGGTCGAGTGGTGGATCACAAAACAATCATCCAGGAGTTATTTAGAGTTGATCAAAGCAgattagaattatttattgaaagaaggAAACCTGGTTCAGAATATCTGGATCTTTATACATATACAAAACACGGTGATCAAGAATTTAGTAAGAAACTCTTCCGTTTCTTGTTGGCACTTCCCATGTGTGAGTACGAGATTGCTAATCATAGCAATGCACTTAGTAAAAGTACTGGGTCTGTAAATCAGTTTTCCATGAGCCTTTCCCCGTTTAAATAcgatgataaatatatatccaGAATTGACGACGAGGAAGTATCTAGTACTATACGAAATATATTACGATTAGCACCTAATgagaatataattgatgGTCTCGGGGAGTTTGCCTTCAAGCGttatgaattaattaatcGAGATGAAGAGTTGGAGAATGATTACAAACAGGATTTTAGAGAACACTTAGTTCAACctatatttttgtttttggTGGCAACCTTTGGTTTGAGCATAAAACTCAAGCACGACGTCAAAAGTGTAAAAGGCCCGAATGGTGTAACATCGAAAGTCCTGTCAGACTTACATCTTATCAAAAATGGGCAAGTATTCTGTGCAATTGAAGTTAAGATGTTCCCAGTGCTACCAACGTATGTAGGACAGAGTACTTCTACGATTGGAACAGATATTTTTAACCAacttaatatcaataaattcatgAAACAATTGATCAGCCAGATGGtttatttcaaaacaaatatgGGTATTGTTACAGATTCATATATTGCTATATTTGTGGAGATTGACCTAGGTATTTTCGAAAGAAACATAAATGAACTCAAAGGTAAAGTAGATGTTCACGAGCACAAGACTGTACCTCTTAGATATAAAGTTTTGGATTGTCATTCGGCAGCGCCTACGTTACGAGAAGCACTTATGCATTTTTTTTACACTGCctatgttgatgatgaaacagAAAAGATTAGGCAGGAAAGAATGCTTAAATTGAGAGAATATTTATGGGCTACTCCGGAACAAAATGAGGAGCAAGTCGAGAGCTCGGAGTACAGTACGGAAAGATCAGATGGGTCGTCCGGTAGTAGACCAAGTACAGCTGATACAGCTGGTACACAATCATCGGCAGTATTGGTGTCTcatgatgaagaagatgaagagttggaagaagaagatcttcttgaattcacAGCCAATGATCATATAACTATGCAGAACGgtgatatttataattcGCAGCTTATTGCAATTGATGCCCATTACATGAAGAAGTATTTGCTCCGTCATGTTGACGATACTGAGAGGCTCGTTGCAAAGTTCTACGACCCCCGAATGGCCAACAACGAACACGGTAAGTTTAAATACAGCAAGAAAGAGCTATTAAAATTATGTCTTAAGGCGTATAATAACGAAAGATGGATGTACCAGGCATTATCGAAAGATCCGGAATTCAACAGCTGCTATATACCCCACAAGAAAGGATACATGAAAGTCCGCCTTGATGGATACTATCTCACCAAAGGGTATTTCAACTTGCTTCATTATATAGAAACCATACCGTTAGATAACAAAGACACTGAGTTGTACAGAAAGGCCAAGGTACAGGTGGACGTGATTCACAAGCATGGAATTATACACGGGGATATAAAGGCAGAAAATATACTTTGCGCAAAGGACGGAAAAGTGtatatcattgattttgcattttCCGTCACCAAGAATGAATGGAATACTCAAAAAAGCATAGAATCCGATATCAgtgaattgaaatatgtaTTTGGTCTTGATGGAATGTAA
- a CDS encoding DEHA2F13002p (similar to uniprot|P38915 Saccharomyces cerevisiae YLR055C SPT8 Subunit of the SAGA transcriptional regulatory complex but not present in SAGA-like complex SLIK/SALSA required for SAGA-mediated inhibition at some promoters) has protein sequence MSVNDNLFNDQNNDMLDANDEDEEMEDTENNNNLYGEEDEEEENEEDDENNEDDDEEDEDDDDDDEDEDDDDDDENEEGDEDEERAKFLDARESNVSESQEDANKDNDHMIVDKSDSANDEQRQKEADAQDSSKTKSELDQEEAEEHVSRETIRENSIIKAKESSEFDIIPSVAIPYTSECHALAFTDGPKWILTGGEDGFIRKYDFIASIEGKSPLTMAQRHNLVDSITKAGVISSYWENEQPLTKKQLMETNPKLKISDFSTGSVSYEPKVNPVYSLDVERNGYWCLSGLSSGGISLYTMRYNEGNIHHYFNHSPKKQSAALDNGHNDAVSVLKLNSEQKKFLSGSWDKSIREWDLNTGKCVNLFTGSSGQISNIQYRPEGLADFSLSYEDSDIKIVDQDIKPESDIDSLFGDSDNENNEERKNFESQDKPNSSKITTNDFKATNKTFSNDSIFMSSSIDGTINLWDVRVSNTTSSPVLRFGVSDGIPPWCMSSTWSNCGEYIYAGRRNSTVEEFSIKMPHKRSKSGHNKDTMVPNVSKLLQFPKISGPVSAISTLPNNDFILCGSNDNIRLYNLNLYNDLSKTSSTTNKKPATPFMIIPGHHGGILSALYVDETGRFMVSASGNRGWGHANFTESVLIYEIEFENDN, from the coding sequence ATGTCGGTgaatgataatttatttaacgatcagaataatgatatgCTAGATGCAaacgatgaagacgaagaaatgGAAGACACCGAGAACAATAATAACTTATATGGTGAAGAGGACGAGgaggaagaaaatgaagaagatgatgagaataatgaagacgacgatgaagaagatgaagacgatgatgacgacgatgaagatgaagacgacGATGACGACGACGAAAACGAAGAAGGtgacgaagatgaagagaGAGCCAAATTCCTCGATGCTCGTGAATCAAATGTCTCTGAGCTGCAAGAAGATGCTAATAAGGATAATGACCATATGATAGTTGATAAGTCTGATTCTGCAAACGACGAGCAACGTCAGAAAGAAGCTGATGCACAAGATTCATCAAAGACGAAATCAGAACTAGACCAAGAAGAGGCGGAAGAGCATGTATCAAGAGAAACAATAAGAGAAAACTCTATAATAAAAGCTAAGGAATCGTCagaatttgatataatACCTTCGGTAGCAATTCCTTACACGTCGGAATGTCATGCATTAGCATTTACTGATGGTCCAAAATGGATTTTAACTGGTGGAGAAGATGgttttattagaaaatacGACTTTATTGCATCTATAGAGGGGAAGTCTCCATTAACGATGGCCCAAAGACACAATTTAGTTGATTCTATAACAAAAGCCGGTGTAATTTCGTCGTACTGGGAAAATGAACAACCATTAACTAAAAAGCAGTTGATGGAGACTAACCCTAAATTAAAGATAAGCGATTTTAGTACAGGGTCTGTGAGCTATGAACCAAAGGTGAATCCAGTGTATTCATTAGATGTGGAAAGAAATGGTTATTGGTGCCTTTCAGGACTATCATCTGGTGGTATCTCGTTATATACTATGAGATACAATGAAGGGAATATCCATCACTACTTTAACCATTCTCCTAAAAAACAAAGTGCTGCCTTGGATAATGGGCACAATGATGCGGTATCTGTATTAAAGTTGAACTCGGAACAAAAAAAGTTCTTGTCAGGATCTTGGGATAAATCAATTCGAGAATGGGATTTAAATACAGGGAAATGTGTTAACTTATTCACTGGAAGCTCTGGGCAAATTTCCAATATTCAATACAGACCAGAAGGCTTGGCTGACTTCTCATTGTCGTATGAGGATTCGGATATCAAAATTGTCGACCAAGACATAAAACCAGAAAGTGATATCGATTCATTATTCGGTGATagtgataatgaaaataatgaagagcGAAAGAACTTTGAATCTCAAGACAAAcctaattcatcaaaaataaCAACTAATGATTTCAAAGCAACAAATAAAACATTTAGTAATGATTCAATATTCATGAGTTCAAGTATTGACGGTACTATTAATCTTTGGGATGTTAGAGTCTCAAACACAACTAGTAGTCCAGTATTAAGGTTCGGGGTCTCCGATGGTATTCCTCCTTGGTGTATGTCGTCTACATGGTCGAATTGTGGTGAATATATCTATGctggaagaagaaacagtACAGTGgaagaattttcaattaaaatGCCGCATAAAAGATCCAAGTCAGGCCATAATAAAGATACTATGGTTCCAAATGTACTGAAGTTGTTGCAATTTCCTAAAATCTCTGGCCCGGTTAGCGCCATATCTACACTTCcgaataatgatttcataTTATGTGGGTCGAACGATAATATCagattatataatttgaatcTCTACAATGATTTGTCAAAAACTTCCAGCACGACCAACAAAAAACCAGCGACACCTTTCATGATTATACCAGGCCATCATGGTGGTATATTAAGCGCGTTGTACGTGGACGAGACGGGTAGGTTTATGGTGAGTGCTAGTGGTAATAGAGGTTGGGGTCATGCAAATTTTACAGAATCTGTATTAATTTATGAAATCGAATTTGAAAACGATAATTAG